The following nucleotide sequence is from Mesorhizobium sp. J8.
CGCCCCTCCACAGCATCCTTGATGCAGCGGATTCATCCACTAGTTAATTCCGTGGGCACCGTATTCGCGAGTTTTTGCCTTGGGCAGCGGCGGTTTAGACGTTCTGACCGCATGCCGCGCAAGCACGGCTGGGCACATTTGGAGACTACCGTGCGTCAATCCCTTGGATTCAGCTTGGCTTATTTTGCATTTGCTTGTTCTATCGCGGTAGCTTGTGCTGGAACTGCAGCCGCCGGCCCGCACGGCGGAGGGCATGATGGTGGCGGCCATCAGGGTGATCATGGAGGTCATGGCAGCCACGACAACGGCGGCAAAGGCAAGGGCAAAGGATCTGCCGGCGATCCCGGCGATCCCGTCGGCGACAGCGGCAGTCCGGCGTCGAACGATGACGGGATCAGCAGCACTCCAACGGCCTCAATACCGTCAACTCCAGCTGCCATTGTCGACCTGTCCACAAACGGCGGACATTCGCTCGACCTCCCGCCCGCCCTGCAGCCTCTCGAAGACAACACTGTTCTATCAGCAGTCCACCCGATGGAAGCGCTGCCGGGTGTCCCGGATAAGGTCGTTCGCGCCTGTCAGGACGCAATCGAGCAGGCCGCCGCCAAGTTTGGTGCGGCCATTGTGCGCGTCAGCAGCGCAGGTTCCATACGTCGGTTGAGCCAACGCAAGATCTCGGCCCCCATTCAGGTCAGCATCGACTATATGCATCAGGGACGGGTGGAGACGCGTCAGGCGCCGGTCGGGTGCGAATTGAACGCGAAAGGTAGCGTGATCGGTCTGACATAGCGCAGAGCGCGGAACTCTTTGCGAATTCATCCCCCTTTTCCGGCCTCTGTGTGTTGCGAATGGTGCAGGCCAATGACTGGACCTTCACCCTCGTCGCAATCGTTTTGAATTCAATCCGACGTCGGGTGTATTGGCCGGAGGGCAAACGGAAGCGTGATAGTACGCACGCGGACCACCCGCGAGGAGTTGCGACGCTTGCTGCGCGTTGTCGTCTTCTGGCTGATAGCCTTCATCTGACCGGTGCCGGCCGATGCGCGGCCAGAGCGAGGCTGCTGCGGCGGCTCAATTTGCGCGCTGCGGCGCTCAGTCCTGAGCTTGTCATTGTCCGCGCGTTTGGCAGCCAGCTCGCGGGCCAGAGAAATAGTGGCTTCGCGCTGGTTGTCCAGAGCTTCGTTCAGCCTGGCGACCTCTCCTGAAAGTGCTGGGGACGTGCCGCGCTCCAGGCGCGCTTTATTAAGGTCCTCACGGGTCGATGCTGTGGAAGCGCGTTCCCGTGTCAGAGCCTGCGCGGTCTGGGCTGCGGTCTGCTCGGCACGCTCTCTTGCTGACACAGCCCTGGCTCGTTCCTGTTCAGCCGCGTCGCGCTCGAGGCGAGCTTTATTAAGGTCCTCATGGATCGATGCTGCGGAAGCGCGTTCCCGTGTCAGAGCCTGCGCGGTCTGGGTTGCGGTCTGCTCGGCACGCTCTCTTGCTGACACAGCCCTGGCTCGTTCCTGTTCGGCCGCGTCGCGCTCGAGGAGAGCTTTATTAAGGTCCTCATGGATCGATGCTGCGGAAGCGCGTTCTCGTGTCAGAGCCTGCGCCGTCTCGGCTGCGGTCTGCTCCGCACGCTCTTTTGCTTTGACCGCGTTGGCTCGTTCCTGTTCAGCCGCGTCGCGCTCGAGGCGGGCTTTATCGAGGTCCTCGCGGGTCGATGCTGCGGAAGCGCGTTCTCGTGTCAGAGCCTGCGCCGTCTCGGCTGCGGTCTGCTCCGCACGCTCTTTTGCTTTGACCGCGTTGGCTCGTTCCTGTTCAGCCGCGTCGCGCTCGAGGCGGGCTTTATCGAGGTCCTCGCGAGTCGATGCTGCGGAAGCGCGTTCTCTGGCGAGGGTCTGCGCAGTCCCGGTTGCGGTCTGCTCCAACCGTTCTCTCGCTGTGGCTGCACCGGTTCGTTCCCGCTCAGCCTTATCCGCGATCGCGGCCTTGGACAGTTCCATTTCGGCGAGGTCGCCACGAAGGTCCTTCGACTTCCGGCGCTCGTCGTCAAGCGCTCCGTTCACTTGCGCAAGCGAGGCCTTGGCACTGGCACGGTCCTCGGCGGCCGTGGCCTGAAGCTGTGAAATTTGCGCCCGCGCTTGGTATAGGTCGCGCGCTATCAATTCGGTTCGCTGACGCTCCAGATGAGCAGCCGGCAACTGCGTAACGACATAGTTGATGCTCTCGCCCAGCAGCCTGCGAGCGTCTCCCGCAATGCGCTGCAATGCGTCATACGTGCGGGCTGCCACGAGTTCGTTGCGCAAACGCTCCCCGTATGCGTTCTCGGCTGCCGCCATGCTTGTCCTCAGCGCGTCGACCTGCTTGCGCGATTCCAAGAGCGCACTCTGCAGAGAGGCGCTTCTGGCGCGCTCTTCTTCCACAGTTCGGTGCTCCTGGCCGGCCAGATCCCTCGCAGCGGATGCCTGAGCACGAGCAGCCTCGACTTCAGCCTTGGCAGCCGCGAGATCCGGGCCAGGCGATTGGGCATTCGTACGCCCGTCGCCCTGGGCTGGTCCCTCCGTATCCAATGCAGCGCTCGCCGGAACCGCGAAGGATCGCGAAAGATCGGGCTTGGAGGGATTCTGGGCCTGCGAAATGGCGGGGACGCTTTCGACCCAGTTTTGTCTCGTCATCGTATAGCCAAGCGGCACGGCCAGGCAGATCGTGGCGATGCCCAGGCGTGATAAAAGACCGATAGGCCAGCGAACACGGGGAGGTGACGCCGTAGCGATGTTTGTCGGGGAAGCGAAGGGATTGGCCAGGTCGCCTGGCGAACTCTCGCAAGCTTCGGAGATCATCTCGAAATGCTCGGTTCGCACCCCGAACTGACGGTAGTTTGCATCCTGAGGCCGGGCATCCGCATCCGAGGGCACGACAGCCTGGGAAGAACCAGGTCCGGTTGCAAGGTCGACCGGGCGTTCCCAGACCCAAGGAACCTCCTCGAGCGGAACAGGCTTGCATTCCTTCAGGTAGGCATTTGGTTTCGGGCGACTCCGCAGCACTGCGACAAGGGCATGCCTGAGCACAAGAAAGACGCCAGCCAGTACGAGTATCGCAATCGCGCCCGAGATGGCGAGATCTGTGTTATTTGTGTAAATTTCGGCAAGATGATTTGGCATCGTCGTGCCCATGTGGTCTTGGGTGCAACTTAAGTTCGCGAAGCGGTGTTTGGGTCTTCTCCCCGATGCTGGCTAGAGCTGCTGCTGCACTCCAAGCTGTCACCGCTTCGGGCCTCCAGTGCCGCGCGAATGTATTTGTTGCGTTGCGGAGCGCTGTCGTGCGCCGGCAGAAGATGCCGGCGCAGAAGATGTGCGCTCGAACCGAAGCTCGAAGATACCGTGGCCGCCGGTTGTCGCCGCCATCAATGCCCGAAAAGCCGACTCGCACCTCTCCATCGTCAATATCCCAGAAGTTCTCCCGCGGTGCGTTTCCAATCCGCATTTTGGGGAGCCCGGACGGTCCATTCTGAACTCTAAGCTAGGTCACAGACCCCCAGGGTCAACCACATCGGCAGTACTTCCGGCCATGCAGAACGGCCATGGTGATGCCCGCTCTTTTCGCGGGTCTGAGTCTCCGTTCAAACTCGATAGGCGATCCGAATGTCTGCGCATTGGTCGAACAGACGCGTCTCCTGCGTGAAATCGCTGCACGGCGAAGCCGGAGAATCGTACATGGGGACGGCGAAAGAAGCTTGTGGAACCAAGTCGTCCACGGGGCATCCGGTTTGGCTGGGGTTCTTGGAAGCTTTTCGAACTTTCTGGGTCGCGCCTCAGCCCGAATTGCGGGTGCTTATGGACAAAGCCGGACAGTAGATTCGGTCTTCGCGCAAGTGGGGAGGCATCTGTGCGGACGGCAGCTTCGCGCCTATTTCGGGTCGTGGCGGTCCGTCATTGCCATCCCCTGAAAGCGGACACGGCTTCGGAGCCTCGTCATCTCTCCTGCGCCGATTGCGGTAATCGCGCCAGCACATAAAGTCTGGCCACCGACGATTCTCGGCACGGGATGCGGGGGATGATGCGAGAGACCGGCTTCCTAGAAACAGGTAGCGGGCGTAAGCCAGTGCCGCCCTTAAGCCGGCGCTATTTCGCCGCTCCGATCATCCAGCCCTGCCGGCGCGACGACCACATTGTCCAGCGGCGCCGTGAGCGTCCAGCGCAGAAAGCCGGGCTGTCGTTCTAGCGAGGCGCTGCCGGAGAGGCTGGTGGGCACGACCCGCTGCAGCACGACACTACCGAAGCCCAGATGCGGCTCGTCCTCGACTGGCTCCGCGGCCTGCGCCGTGCGCTCTTCCCAGACCAGCTCGAACTGGCTGCGATCCTCGGCGTTCGTGGGCATTCGCCAGCTCACCCGAACCGCGCCGCTGTCTCCTGAAAGCGCGCCGTATTTGGTGGAGTTGGTACCGAGCTCATGCAGCGCCATCCCGATGTTCTGCACGGCGTTGAGGCGCAGGGTCAACTCCGGCCCCGACAGCTCAACACGCTCGTCATGAGCGAAGGGCTTCAGATGCTCACGCACGAGGTCGGACATGCCGGCGCCGTGCCAGTCGTTCACCACTAGAAGATCGTGCGAGCGCGACAACGCCATGATGCGCTCGCGAATCTGATGCTCGAACAGGCGCGCGTCCTTCGCCCGCTTGGCGGTCTCGCGGATCATCGACAGGATGATCGCATACTGGTTCTTGACGCGGTGGTTCACCTCGCGCATCAGCAGCCGGATATGCTGCTCGCTGGCGCGCGTTGCAGTGACGTCAGTGGCCATGCCGAACCATTCCTGGATCGCTCCGTGCTCGTCGAGGATGGGAACGGCGCGCGACAGAGTCCACCCGACGCTCCCGTCGGCGCGCCGCACCCGGTGCTCCAGCTCGAATACAGAGCGCCCGGCTATCGCCCGGCCGATAGCCGCCTCGACGTTGGGTATATCCTCGGGAAAGAGATAGGTCTCGCGCCAGCGAACCGTCCGCCTTTCGGCAGTCGACACGGAACCGTGGCCCTCCAGCTCATGCATCTCCTGCCAGTCCGCGCTCATCCGATAGATCATGTCGGAGCTGGCGTCGACCAGCGCCCGGAACCGCTGCTCGCTCTCGCGCAGTCGCGTCGCTGCGAGCACCCGCGCCGTGGTCTCCGAGACGATGCACAGCACTGCCTCGACCGAGCCGTCTTGCGCCCGCACCGCCGAATAGGAAACGTCGAAATACACCGTCTCGCCCACCCCACCCGAGCGCTCGATGTAGAAAGGCCGGTCCCTGGCCGAGAACGTCTTGCCGGTGGTGAGCACGCCGTTGAGCAGCGGCTCGAGGTCGTCCCACAGCTCCGCCCAGTTCTCCCGCGCCGGCCGGCCGAGCGCCCGCGGATGCTTGTCACCAATGGTCGGTGCGTAGGCGTCGTTGTAAAGCGCAACGAAATCCGGCCCGCAGAAAAGCACGATCTGGGCCTCGGAGGCCAGCATCAGGTCGACCGTGGTGCGCAGGCTCGGCGTCCACCTCTGAGGCGGGCCGAGAGGGCTCGAATTCCACCCGTAGTTGCGGATTAATCCGGCGACCTCGCCATTGCCCGTAGGCCAGGATGTTGAGCTGGAACCGGTCCCCATGGCCGCACTAACGCGCAAAATCGCTAAAGTATCCGTGCTCTGCGACAAAACTCTGTTGGCGGTGGGGGTGGTCGCGCGGCGGGGCCATGCCTCCGCCGGTCGTTCCACCAAGCGATCTCACGGGCCTTGGTAGCAGGGCGCGCGACTATTTCCGGAGTACAATGATCCAACCATTCATCCTGAGCGTACCAGCGACGACCATTTGAGTGCTGGATTCGAAATTTGGGCAATGACGCGGCAGTATAGTCAAGAGAGCCACATGAAGCGCGGACGGTTGCCTTGGTTGTCCAGGGTTGCCATCGCCACGCTTCCGGTGGTTGCCGCCTCAATCCTGGGGCAGTTAGCGACTTATCCCAACCTCGGCTCTTGGTACGCTGGACTTGCCAAGCCATGGTTCAACCCTCCGAATTGGATTTTCGCCCCGGTGTGGACGATCTTGTATGTGTTGATGGCCTGTTCGGTTTGGCGCATCCTGAAAGTCGGGAGGAGGTACGGTGAACGTCGGACCGGGCTGCATCTCTTTTTCACTCAGCTCGCACTGAACGCCTTATGGTCCTGGCTATTTTTTGGGCTCCATAGTCCCTTCGCTGGCTTACTGAACATCTTGCCACAGTGGCTATTGATCATGGGGACGATAATCTGCTTCCGCAAAATCGATCTTGTGGCGGCTATATGTTTGGTGCCGCTGGCTGTGTGGGTTGCGTTTGCGTCCGTACTTAACTTTGAAATCTGGCGACTGAACCTTTGACCGCGAAACAATGTGTTCCTCATATAGTGTGATCTCTCTTTTGCGATCGTCGGACATACGGACCGAATGAGTCAGGCCGTCGTCACGAACCTCTTAACAGAGGATATCAACCCCCGCTGCTAGCGTTCGGCCATCCAAAATTCAGCCTGAACCTGGGACTGGCCATGATTGATCGACTTCGAAAACGAACAGTCCCACGTCGATCATCTCGTTTTTGAAACCGGCCTCGCAATAGGCAAGGTAATATTCCCACATGCGGCGGAAACGGCGGTCGAAACCGAGGGCCAGAACGGCAGCCGAGTTCTGTCGGAAGCGACTGCGCCATTCAGCAAGCGTGCGTGCATAGCTCTCCCCGAAAAATTCTGACGATGCGAGTTTCAAGCCCGCGGCCTGAGCATGCGCAACGATCAGCGCCTTGGTGGGCAGCATGCCGCCCGGAAAGATATAGCGCTGAATGAAGTCTGGGTTCCTGCGATAGCTCTCGAAGCGGCTGTCGTCGATGCTGATCACCTGCAGCACCGCCTTGCCGTCGGGTTTCAGCAATCGCCGCAGCTTGTCGAAATAGGCCGGCCAGTAGTGCTCTCCCACCGCTTCCAGCATCTCGATGGAGACGATGCCGTCGAACGCGCCGCCGCAATCGCGGTAGTCCTGCAGCTCCAACTTGACTTTGTCGCGAACGCCGCTCTTCTCAGCGACGTCCCTGGCACAGGCAAGTTGTTCTGTTGAGAGGGTGATGCCCTTGACGCTGGCGCCCGCCTTGGCGAGCCGCGCAGCAAGCGCACCCCAGCCGCATCCGATCTCAAGGATCTCTGCACCCGCATGCGCCGCGAGCAGCTCGGCGACACGGTCGAGCTTATTCTCCTGCGCCTCTTCCAGCGTATCGGTGTTGGCCCGGTAGAGCGCCGATGAATAGGTCATGCTCGGATCAAGCCACAGGCGGTAGAATTCGTTGCCGAGGTCGTAGTGGAAGGCAATGTTGCGCCGACTGCCGCGACGGCTGTTGGCCCGGAGAAGATGACGTGCGCGGTTCAACAGGCGGACGGGCAGCAGGCCGGTGATGGCATGCTCGATCTCGGCTATGTTGACCGCGGCGAGTTCGAGGAGTGCCGTCAGGTCAGGGCTCGACCAGTCGCAGTCCATGTAAGCCTCGGCAAAGGCGATATCGCCGCCCGCCAGCAGACGTCGCAATGCGCGCCAGCGATAGAGCACGACCGTCGCTTCAGGGCCGGGCCTGCCTGTCTGATGGTCTAGCGTCGCGCCGTTCGGCAAGCGCACGGTGATCTTACCGACCTTTAGGCAGCCGATCAGCCGTTTGAGGACGGGGCCAACGAATATGCCGGACCACGGATCGGCTTTAGCCCTGCTTTCAGTATCCAGCGACATCAGGCTCGGTCTCTCTCGGTATAAGGCAAGGCGACATGGGTGACGGGATGACGAGGTGGGGCAGGGCGCTGTTGGAGCCGTACGCCTTTTGCCCAAAGCAGCAGCGCCTCCCAATGGATGCCGGCGATCACCTTCAGCGTCAGCAGCGGATAGGAGAGGAACGCGCGCATGAGCGCGCCATCGGTTAGGTCACGGCGCTTTCCGGAGAAGCTGGCCACGATCAGCGGCCCTTCGCCATCGCTGCCTGTGATGTGGATGGCGACGCTCTCGCCCGGCAGGCCGATCCGGAAGCGGTAGCCCATTCCCATTGCGATGAAAGGCGAAACGTAGAAGCGTTTGTCGCAACGCTGCCTGACGGTGCCGTCATGAGCCTCGCCGACGGGGATGAGATAGCTGT
It contains:
- a CDS encoding HWE histidine kinase domain-containing protein — translated: MLASEAQIVLFCGPDFVALYNDAYAPTIGDKHPRALGRPARENWAELWDDLEPLLNGVLTTGKTFSARDRPFYIERSGGVGETVYFDVSYSAVRAQDGSVEAVLCIVSETTARVLAATRLRESEQRFRALVDASSDMIYRMSADWQEMHELEGHGSVSTAERRTVRWRETYLFPEDIPNVEAAIGRAIAGRSVFELEHRVRRADGSVGWTLSRAVPILDEHGAIQEWFGMATDVTATRASEQHIRLLMREVNHRVKNQYAIILSMIRETAKRAKDARLFEHQIRERIMALSRSHDLLVVNDWHGAGMSDLVREHLKPFAHDERVELSGPELTLRLNAVQNIGMALHELGTNSTKYGALSGDSGAVRVSWRMPTNAEDRSQFELVWEERTAQAAEPVEDEPHLGFGSVVLQRVVPTSLSGSASLERQPGFLRWTLTAPLDNVVVAPAGLDDRSGEIAPA
- a CDS encoding TspO/MBR family protein — protein: MKRGRLPWLSRVAIATLPVVAASILGQLATYPNLGSWYAGLAKPWFNPPNWIFAPVWTILYVLMACSVWRILKVGRRYGERRTGLHLFFTQLALNALWSWLFFGLHSPFAGLLNILPQWLLIMGTIICFRKIDLVAAICLVPLAVWVAFASVLNFEIWRLNL
- a CDS encoding SAM-dependent methyltransferase encodes the protein MSLDTESRAKADPWSGIFVGPVLKRLIGCLKVGKITVRLPNGATLDHQTGRPGPEATVVLYRWRALRRLLAGGDIAFAEAYMDCDWSSPDLTALLELAAVNIAEIEHAITGLLPVRLLNRARHLLRANSRRGSRRNIAFHYDLGNEFYRLWLDPSMTYSSALYRANTDTLEEAQENKLDRVAELLAAHAGAEILEIGCGWGALAARLAKAGASVKGITLSTEQLACARDVAEKSGVRDKVKLELQDYRDCGGAFDGIVSIEMLEAVGEHYWPAYFDKLRRLLKPDGKAVLQVISIDDSRFESYRRNPDFIQRYIFPGGMLPTKALIVAHAQAAGLKLASSEFFGESYARTLAEWRSRFRQNSAAVLALGFDRRFRRMWEYYLAYCEAGFKNEMIDVGLFVFEVDQSWPVPGSG